A genome region from Pseudanabaena sp. Chao 1811 includes the following:
- a CDS encoding lipopolysaccharide biosynthesis protein, whose product MGGFIVSAIGKLIDTIKQKLASRFLRNLGWLGLSELFIRISRLAATIVLARLLSKYDYGLAALVLTTNEFVNVFTQNGIWDKLIQSDESDLEQLCQTAYCLNWIVCGSLFITQCLISVPVAWFYKDNQIILPICIMALVYLMIPISLVQASLTQRENRLHVMALANGLQVSIDNILTIILAFLGLGMWAIVLPKVIVGPVWVIVHYFNNPWRPSRQFTLVNWQEIVRFGRSVLGVKLMNTLRNNLDYLIAGRFLGVEALGIYYFAFNAGLGISMSAINAVDSALFPHLCAARSDPAQFKERYFSSLKTIAWIVFPLVLLQSMFAPIYVPIIFGQKWLPAIPILILICLSAIPRPFANAASRVLWALDKPDWDLRWNMFFTTFFAIALLIGVNWNIIGVAAAVLIAHAITLPLYSLWVTRNISKVMLTPSEVQP is encoded by the coding sequence ATGGGAGGCTTTATTGTGTCAGCTATTGGCAAATTAATCGATACGATCAAACAAAAACTCGCCAGTCGATTTCTCCGCAATCTGGGCTGGCTAGGCTTGTCCGAACTCTTCATTCGGATTTCTCGATTAGCCGCTACGATTGTCTTAGCGCGACTACTCTCTAAATATGACTATGGTTTGGCAGCGCTAGTCTTGACCACCAACGAGTTTGTGAATGTATTTACCCAGAATGGAATTTGGGACAAGCTGATTCAATCCGATGAAAGCGATTTAGAACAACTTTGTCAAACCGCCTATTGTCTCAACTGGATCGTCTGTGGCTCTCTATTCATCACCCAATGTTTGATTTCCGTCCCCGTTGCTTGGTTCTACAAAGATAATCAGATTATTCTGCCAATTTGTATCATGGCATTGGTGTATCTGATGATTCCCATATCCCTAGTACAGGCTTCCTTAACCCAACGGGAAAATCGTCTGCATGTGATGGCTCTAGCTAACGGATTGCAGGTTTCTATTGATAATATTTTGACAATCATTCTCGCTTTTTTGGGGTTGGGAATGTGGGCGATTGTTTTACCCAAGGTAATTGTGGGGCCAGTCTGGGTAATTGTGCATTATTTCAATAATCCTTGGCGACCATCGCGCCAGTTTACCCTCGTCAACTGGCAGGAAATTGTCCGCTTTGGGCGGAGTGTTTTAGGAGTGAAGCTGATGAATACCCTCAGAAATAATCTTGATTACTTAATTGCAGGCAGATTTCTCGGTGTAGAAGCTTTAGGGATTTATTACTTTGCTTTTAATGCAGGATTGGGAATTAGCATGAGTGCGATCAATGCTGTCGATTCGGCTTTGTTTCCGCACCTATGTGCCGCGCGCTCCGATCCAGCCCAGTTTAAAGAACGCTATTTCAGTAGTCTCAAAACGATCGCTTGGATTGTTTTCCCCCTTGTCCTTTTGCAATCTATGTTTGCCCCAATTTATGTACCGATTATATTTGGACAGAAATGGCTGCCTGCGATTCCTATTTTAATCTTGATTTGTCTGTCGGCAATTCCCCGACCCTTTGCCAATGCTGCATCTAGAGTTTTATGGGCTTTGGACAAACCTGATTGGGATCTACGCTGGAATATGTTCTTTACGACATTCTTTGCGATCGCCCTATTGATCGGTGTTAATTGGAATATTATCGGCGTAGCTGCTGCTGTTCTGATTGCCCATGCGATCACCTTACCTTTGTATTCCCTGTGGGTAACGCGCAACATCTCAAAAGTTATGCTCACGCCATCGGAGGTGCAGCCATGA
- a CDS encoding glycosyltransferase family 2 protein, with protein MSDRLMLSVVMPAYNATSFIAQTIESVLNQTFADFELLIIDDGSTDNTLEIAKQYALRDRRIQVLSQVNQGVSATRNRGVNMAKGKLIAFLDADDIWRNDKLAAHVQHFANNPNLAVSFSRVEFISFAGESTGQVSTSRLINLKPEDFLYENPTTTMSNLVVRADVFAQVGGFAEDMSYSEDLEWLFRVSCYQRPEKSPWQIEGIDRVLIAYRASPSGLSASLYRMEAGWDLLIERAREYAPDLVKQHYSLARAIHLRYLARRAFRLNLPPHVGRDFINRAICSDWRIFLREPRRTLLTLLATYSRYIALR; from the coding sequence ATGAGCGATCGCTTGATGCTATCCGTCGTCATGCCCGCCTACAATGCGACAAGTTTCATCGCCCAAACGATAGAATCAGTTCTCAATCAGACTTTTGCGGATTTTGAACTTTTAATTATTGACGATGGTTCCACCGATAACACCCTAGAGATTGCCAAGCAATATGCCCTGCGCGATCGCCGTATCCAAGTTCTCTCACAGGTCAATCAAGGGGTGTCGGCTACCCGCAACCGAGGTGTGAATATGGCTAAAGGAAAGTTGATCGCTTTTCTCGATGCAGATGATATCTGGCGCAATGACAAATTAGCCGCCCATGTTCAACATTTTGCCAACAATCCCAACCTCGCAGTTAGCTTCAGTCGGGTAGAATTTATCAGCTTTGCAGGAGAATCCACTGGGCAAGTTTCTACTTCCCGCCTCATTAACCTCAAACCCGAAGATTTTCTCTACGAAAATCCTACTACGACAATGTCCAATCTTGTGGTGCGTGCGGATGTCTTCGCACAGGTAGGCGGATTTGCTGAGGACATGAGCTATTCTGAGGATCTCGAATGGCTATTTCGAGTGAGTTGTTATCAGCGACCAGAGAAGTCTCCTTGGCAAATTGAAGGAATCGATCGCGTATTGATTGCTTACCGTGCCAGTCCATCGGGGCTATCCGCATCACTATATCGGATGGAAGCTGGCTGGGATTTACTGATCGAGAGAGCGCGAGAATATGCTCCTGATTTAGTCAAACAACACTACAGCCTTGCCAGAGCAATCCATCTGCGTTACTTAGCAAGACGCGCCTTTCGTTTAAATCTACCACCCCATGTTGGTAGAGATTTTATCAACCGTGCTATCTGTTCCGATTGGCGTATTTTTTTGCGTGAACCCCGCCGTACTTTGCTAACTCTATTAGCAACCTATAGCCGATACATCGCATTGCGCTGA
- a CDS encoding glycosyltransferase family 4 protein produces the protein MKAKIINLISDERMGGVKTSLSSLMASRLKEQFEFAIAPLHRAKASIRNFQPDIILVHDACSWKILPRLLVLKFLKQKSKLVIQDHHYSAAFERLQVPSPSRFRLMLKLCHWCADRTLVVSQAQAAWMLKHQLVRPAKLSVIQQGLNCDRFLGLPLKSITKPLIFAAYGRFDAQKGFDVLLQSCRLIPQIDFHLKIAGYGSDEDLLQRLAEGNPKVQFIGKVDDVPSFLADCDVVIIPSRWEPWGNVCLEAKAAGKPIIVSAVDGLVEQAQGIGLLVPPDNPQALAQAIAQICEMSPADLSAWGINGRESVRNAWDQHLTAWEALLCQLLAN, from the coding sequence ATGAAAGCGAAAATCATCAATTTAATCAGCGATGAGCGGATGGGGGGGGTTAAGACTAGTCTCAGTAGTTTGATGGCTTCACGACTAAAGGAACAGTTTGAATTTGCGATCGCGCCATTGCACCGTGCTAAGGCAAGTATCCGTAACTTTCAACCAGATATTATTCTTGTCCATGATGCTTGCTCTTGGAAAATCTTACCTCGCCTGTTAGTACTTAAATTCCTGAAGCAAAAGTCAAAATTGGTCATCCAAGATCATCATTATTCGGCTGCTTTTGAACGGTTGCAAGTACCCTCTCCATCGAGATTTCGCTTGATGTTAAAGCTCTGTCATTGGTGTGCCGATCGCACATTAGTAGTTTCTCAGGCTCAGGCAGCATGGATGCTCAAACACCAATTAGTCAGACCCGCTAAACTAAGTGTGATTCAGCAAGGTCTCAACTGCGATCGCTTTTTAGGACTTCCCCTCAAATCAATCACTAAGCCCTTAATTTTCGCTGCCTATGGAAGATTTGATGCTCAAAAGGGATTCGATGTTCTATTGCAATCATGTAGATTAATCCCTCAAATTGACTTCCATTTAAAAATCGCAGGCTATGGTTCCGATGAAGACTTATTGCAGCGATTAGCCGAAGGAAATCCCAAAGTTCAGTTTATTGGTAAGGTCGATGACGTGCCATCCTTTCTGGCGGATTGCGATGTGGTGATTATTCCGTCACGGTGGGAGCCTTGGGGCAATGTCTGTTTAGAAGCTAAGGCAGCGGGTAAACCAATCATTGTCAGTGCCGTTGATGGTTTAGTCGAGCAGGCTCAGGGAATAGGGCTGCTTGTTCCCCCTGACAATCCGCAGGCTCTTGCCCAAGCGATCGCCCAGATCTGTGAGATGTCACCAGCAGACCTGAGCGCTTGGGGAATCAACGGGAGGGAATCAGTGAGAAATGCTTGGGATCAACACTTAACCGCATGGGAGGCTTTATTGTGTCAGCTATTGGCAAATTAA